Proteins from one Solenopsis invicta isolate M01_SB chromosome 11, UNIL_Sinv_3.0, whole genome shotgun sequence genomic window:
- the LOC105203928 gene encoding uncharacterized protein LOC105203928 — protein MQLRNVKLKQKGRRFSMEEKVLALSLYKRSPRCYRYLAYLFILPSPATLRQLLKKVHSDTGINKVMLKHLKQKAQKMKELDKVCVLMWDEMSLTPHIQYNEAKDQYVGFEDYGNERTQYFADHVLVFMLRGIATGWKIPLGYYYCESSTNHFRLMRCIQDNVRTVTHAGLNLVATVCDQGSANMSALRKFRKQHSIRTGIPENMCTEIDIANCSLITIYDPPHLLKGIRNNLLTKDLEINYATDRPEKDRQYATWLHIDKAYEIDVHECTINRAMPKLTDQHIKVDKIRKMKVKNAAQIFSRSVSLFLQLAVLWSCDSARAMSKDICVPAEASHTSHVCIFFNNLFDSVNANSVSTKNDPPLRTAVTKTSQHLEFWKDASRTLKSMRYVHRKTKKPTPTVPSLKNWNCTIEGMATLWAKLESMGFKYFKTRNVNQDPLENFFGAIRSHGQRYVSPTAWQFDGLYKTLLLNNVSSLHSVGANCEKDDGDFLLTFNSFINNATKESSNDDTTNAELFDDSCVTETVQNFDANNNNNFAKGTRMYVAGWMARKLLNSVKECRDCSACQCSFSSNSHNDPEYTFIKIREFDSSNHALAYINMDYFEMYVKADKLLRGWITNVCFKSNVAKRLRLALRKRLHSEWIKCRSHQRLLFNKFLQLFVRIFLFHWSNVINRVMNGLDTRMRPNDIMIKQAIKKCAAIRSRNCKKLLVK, from the exons atgcaGCTACGGAATGTCAAGTTAAAACAGAAGGGTAGGAGGTTTAGCATGGAGGAGAAAGTCCTGGCCTTGTCCTTATATAAAAGGTCTCCAAGATGCTATCGATATTTAgcttatttgttcattttgcCATCACCTGCCACTTTACGCCAACTGCTTAAAAAAGTGCACTCTGACACTGGCATCAATAAAGTGATGCTGAAACATTTGAAGCAAAAGGCACAAAAGATGAAGGAATTAGACAAAGTATGTGTGCTAATGTGGGATGAAATGAGTCTCACACCGCATATACAATATAATGAAGCGAAGGACCAGTACGTTGGATTCGAAGACTACGGAAATGAACGAACTCAATACTTTGCTGATCATGTGCTCGTATTTATGTTACGAGGAATAGCAACAGGCTGGAAGATACCTTTAGGATATTATTATTGCGAGAGCTCAACAAACCATTTCCGACTCATGCGATGCATTCAGGACAATGTTCGCACTGTAACCCATGCTGGATTGAATCTGGTAGCTACAGTTTGTGACCAAGGTTCTGCAAACATGTCAGCACTGCGAAAGTTCCGAAAACAACATTCTATAAGGACAGGAATACCTGAAAATATGT GTACGGAAATCGACATTGCAAACTGTTCGCTAATAACAATATACGATCCTCCTCATCTTTTAAAAGGCATCagaaacaatttattaacaaagGATTTGGAGATTAACTATGCGACAGATAGGCCAGAAAAGGATAGGCAGTATGCAACCTGGCTTCATATTGACAAAGCGTATGAAATAGACGTGCATGAGTGCACAATAAATAGAGCCATGCCAAAATTGACAGATCAGCACATTAAAGTCGACAAAATTCGGAAGATGAAGGTGAAGAATGCTGCTCAAATATTCAGCCGATCCGTGTCTTTGTTTCTTCAGTTAGCTGTTTTATGGAGTTGTG ACAGTGCAAGAGCCATGTCAAAAGATATATGCGTACCAGCAGAGGCTTCGCATACTTCGCACGTCTGTATATTCTTCAATAACCTGTTTGATTCGGTGAACGCCAACAGTGTTTCAACGAAAAACGATCCACCATTGCGGACTGCTGTTACAAAAACCAGTCAACACCTAGAATTTTGGAAAGACGCTTCCCGGACACTGAAGTCAATGAGGTACGTACATCGAAAAACGAAGAAACCGACACCGACTGTACCATCATTGAAGAATTGGAATTGTACAATCGAAGGGATGGCAACACTGTGGGCCAAACTTGAATCCATGggattcaaatattttaagactCGTAATGTAAATCAAGATCCGCTAGAGAACTTCTTCGGGGCTATCCGTAGTCATGGACAACGTTACGTTTCTCCGACAGCGTGGCAATTTGACGGATTATATAAGACACTGTTACTTAATAATGTATCGTCTTTACATTCCGTAGGTGCAAATTGCGAAAAAGACGATGGTGATTTTCTTCTcacttttaatagttttattaataacgcAACAAAAGAGTCATCCAACGATGACACGACTAATGCAGAATTATTTGATGATTCTTGTGTTACAGAAACTGTTCAAAACTTCGacgcaaataataataataactttgcaAAAGGCACTCGTATGTATGTAGCGGGATGGATGGCCCGGAAGTTGTTAAATAGCGTAAAAGAATGTCGGGATTGTTCCGCGTGTCAGTGCAGTTTTTCAAGTAATTCTCACAATGATCctgaatatacatttattaaaattcgaGAATTTGACAGTTCGAACCATGCCCTCGCGTATATAAATATGGATTATTTTGAAATGTATGTTAAGGCGGACAAGTTGTTAAGGGGCTGGATTACCAACGtttgttttaaaagtaatgtAGCGAAAAGGCTTCGACTTGCGCTCCGTAAAAGATTGCATTCCGAATGGATTAAATGTCGCTCTCACCAAAGactattatttaacaaatttttgcaattatttgtacggatatttttatttcattggtCCAATGTTATAAACCGTGTTATGAATGGACTTGATACGCGAATGCGGCCGAACGATATAATGATTAAACAAGCGATAAAAAAATGCGCAGCTATAAGAAgcagaaattgtaaaaagttattggtaaaataa